A genomic stretch from Halichoerus grypus chromosome 7, mHalGry1.hap1.1, whole genome shotgun sequence includes:
- the GPRIN2 gene encoding G protein-regulated inducer of neurite outgrowth 2, with translation MSTSRPEPGARPPQSPRPQPLSRSSSSLLGEGRGQRPELRKSASSTVWQAQAGEASGGPPGPEEEGQPAESVEQAPASSPRPRTVGHRRGSAVGSVSTVGGSDLCRLRAPGAAAMQRSHSDLVRSAQMWGHSATQKASLSCSALGSSPVHRARLQPGRTSGQGGQAPGGLERDLAPEEGTSNSAWTLGESQVRVTPLELGGAAPHSSSPQAGPKGTGQPATTSCHTLSPAALLCGMREVGTGACRHALPAPGILAFPKLVASVSESGLQAQHGVKFQCRLPGGLPGHSHCCAHHPWGPTGLATEPGARTKDVWTMTSASDLAPVSASSLSAQDAGVRAAPMAVCKAVATSPPLEAPVALHTFPEVTLGAGLEEAPSPVRDVRWDAEGMTWEVYGAAVDPEVLGVAIQKHLEMQFEQLQRAPPSEDSLSAEGRRGPLRAVMQSLRRPSCCGCPSAAPE, from the coding sequence ATGAGCACCAGCCGCCCCGAGCCGGGTGCCCGGCCCCCCCAGAGCCCCCGCCCACAGCCCCTGTCCCGGAGCTCTTCCAGCCTGCTGGGTGAAGGCCGGGGGCAGAGACCAGAGCTCCGCAAGAGTGCCAGCAGCACCGTGTGGCAGGCCCAGGCGGGTGAGGCCAGCGGCGGTCCGCCGGGCccggaggaggaggggcagcccGCTGAGAGCGTGGAGCAGGCACCAGCCTCCAGCCCCCGGCCCCGCACTGTGGGCCACCGGCGGGGCAGCGCTGTGGGCAGCGTGTCTACCGTGGGCGGCAGTGATCTGTGTCGCCTGAGGGCCCCCGGCGCCGCTGCCATGCAGAGGAGCCACTCGGACCTGGTCCGTAGCGCCCAGATGTGGGGCCACAGTGCCACCCAAAAGGCCAGCCTCAGCTGCTCGGCCCTTGGCAGCTCGCCTGTCCACAGGGCTCGGCTGCAGCCCGGCCGTACTTCTGGCCAGGGAGGCCAGGCCCCTGGGGGCCTAGAAAGGGACCTGGCTCCGGAGGAAGGGACTTCGAACTCAGCCTGGACACTGGGAGAGAGTCAGGTGAGGGTAACGCCCCTAGAGCTGGGAGGGGCAGCTCCCCACAGCAGTAGCCCCCAGGCCGGGCCCAAAGGCACTGGGCAGCCGGCCACCACCTCCTGCCACACCCTGTCCCCAGCGGCTCTACTCTGTGGTATGAGGGAAGTGGGGACCGGTGCCTGCCGCCATGCCCTGCCAGCCCCAGGGATCCTGGCCTTTCCCAAACTAGTGGCATCCGTGAGTGAGTCTGGGTTGCAGGCTCAGCATGGGGTGAAGTTCCAGTGCAGGTTACCTGGGGGGCTCCCTGGGCATTCCCACTGTTGTGCCCACCACCCTTGGGGTCCCACCGGGTTAGCCACGGAGCCTGGTGCCAGGACCAAGGATGTGTGGACCATGACCTCAGCCAGTGACTTGGCCCCTGTGTCGGCATCCTCTCTGTCAGCTCAGGATGCTGGTGTGCGGGCAGCGCCCATGGCGGTCTGCAAGGCTGTGGCCACCAGCCCGCCCCTGGAAGCCCCCGTGGCCCTGCACACATTCCCAGAGGTAACCCTGGGGGCCGGCCTGGAGGAGGCACCCTCCCCCGTGCGGGATGTGCGATGGGATGCCGAGGGCATGACCTGGGAGGTGTACGGAGCTGCAGTGGACCCTGAGGTGCTTGGCGTGGCCATCCAGAAGCATCTGGAGATGCAGTTTGAGCAGCTGCAGCGGGCGCCCCCCAGCGAGGACAGCCTGTCGGCGGAGGGCCGGAGGGGGCCGTTGCGAGCCGTCATGCAGTCCCTGCGGCGCCCCAGCTGCTGCGGCTGCCCCAGCGCGGCTCCCGAGTGA